Proteins encoded within one genomic window of Companilactobacillus zhachilii:
- a CDS encoding LysR family transcriptional regulator yields the protein MNLKDYQYFKKLSELKNFSDTANFFGVSQPTITYSLKRLEDGCGLSLVKRKSYANSLSLTYAGEQLLMHINRILQENDLISVDMERIKREKIMMGWPPIITNYVIPKVFDALRDENLLSAIEPISDGSKELLDKLRNGEIDLSFLGTTVLPQENHLDYQLLKEHHFKFIASTEKDISHIKTIEQLFEEDFISLDERSVHSQVLRRLTEHYNVTPKTMFQTDDYKLMLNLVQANKGISFITETAFQNVPGIQVIDVDIQLPSFYILFVYRHNMIGNETLGKLMHIFKSVYKK from the coding sequence ATGAATTTAAAAGATTATCAATATTTTAAAAAATTGTCAGAATTGAAGAATTTTTCAGATACGGCTAACTTTTTTGGAGTTAGTCAGCCAACGATTACCTATTCGTTAAAGCGTCTGGAGGACGGTTGCGGGTTATCATTAGTTAAGCGTAAAAGTTATGCTAATTCATTGTCGCTGACTTATGCTGGGGAACAACTTTTGATGCATATTAATCGAATCCTGCAAGAAAATGATTTGATCAGTGTTGATATGGAGCGCATTAAGCGTGAAAAAATTATGATGGGATGGCCACCAATTATTACTAATTATGTTATTCCTAAAGTTTTTGATGCGTTGCGGGATGAAAATTTGTTGTCAGCAATTGAACCTATATCTGATGGGTCAAAGGAATTATTAGATAAACTACGAAATGGTGAAATTGATTTATCATTCTTAGGAACGACGGTTTTGCCACAAGAAAATCATTTAGATTATCAATTGTTGAAGGAACACCATTTTAAATTCATTGCATCGACTGAGAAAGATATTTCTCATATCAAGACGATTGAACAATTATTTGAAGAGGATTTTATCTCATTAGATGAAAGATCAGTTCATAGTCAGGTATTGAGAAGATTGACGGAGCATTATAATGTCACGCCTAAAACGATGTTTCAGACGGATGACTATAAATTAATGCTTAATTTGGTCCAAGCTAATAAGGGAATTAGCTTTATCACGGAGACGGCTTTTCAAAATGTACCAGGAATTCAGGTAATTGATGTAGATATTCAGTTGCCGTCGTTTTACATTTTGTTTGTCTACCGTCATAATATGATTGGTAATGAGACATTAGGAAAATTGATGCACATTTTCAAGAGTGTATATAAAAAATAA
- a CDS encoding malolactic enzyme: MKYTGLDLLNNHFLNKGTAFTKEERKENHIEGLLPPFVQTLDQQVEQAYENYSSKETFLAKRMYLMDLFNENVTLFYKLFSQHVNEFMPVVYDPTIADTIENYSHLFLDPQNAAYLSIDDQDDIKATLKNASEGRDIKLIVVTDGEGILGIGDWGVQGVDISVGKLMVYTAAAGVDPKSVLPVVLDVGTNRKELLADDLYMGNHHERVTGDKYYNFVDKFVETAEDLFPNMYLHFEDFGRSNAANILNKYKDEILTFNDDIQGTGIITLAGILGALNISKEKLTDQVYLSFGAGTAGAGITKRIFDAMVEEGLSEDEARKHFYLVDKQGLLFDDTEGLTPEQKPFTRQRSEFSNADELTNLEAVVKAVHPTILVGTSTQPGTFTEPIIKEMAAHTERPIIFPLSNPTKLAEAKAEDLLKWTDGKALIATGIPVEPVEYNGVTYHIGQANNALVYPGLGLGSMAVNAKVLSDGMINKAAHSLGGIVDPTQPGAAVLPPVSKLDEFSMTVAVGVAQQAIDEKLTDAKDAKKAVADIKWEPKY; this comes from the coding sequence ATGAAATATACTGGTTTAGATTTATTAAATAATCACTTCTTAAACAAAGGTACTGCCTTTACTAAAGAAGAAAGAAAAGAAAATCATATCGAAGGTTTACTTCCACCATTTGTTCAAACTTTGGACCAACAAGTAGAACAAGCCTACGAAAACTATTCAAGTAAAGAAACATTCTTAGCTAAGAGAATGTACTTGATGGATCTATTTAACGAAAATGTTACTTTGTTCTACAAATTATTCAGCCAACACGTTAACGAATTCATGCCTGTTGTTTATGACCCAACTATTGCGGACACAATTGAAAACTATAGTCACTTATTCTTAGACCCACAAAATGCTGCTTACTTATCAATTGATGATCAAGATGATATCAAAGCTACATTAAAGAATGCTTCAGAAGGTCGCGACATCAAATTGATTGTTGTTACTGACGGTGAAGGTATTCTTGGTATTGGTGACTGGGGTGTCCAAGGTGTTGACATCTCTGTTGGTAAATTAATGGTTTATACAGCTGCTGCTGGTGTTGATCCTAAGTCAGTTCTACCTGTTGTTCTTGATGTTGGTACAAACAGAAAAGAATTACTTGCTGATGACTTATACATGGGTAACCACCACGAACGTGTTACAGGCGACAAGTACTACAACTTTGTTGACAAGTTCGTTGAAACTGCTGAAGATTTATTCCCTAACATGTACTTACACTTTGAAGACTTTGGTCGTAGCAATGCTGCTAATATCTTGAACAAGTACAAAGATGAAATTTTAACATTTAACGATGATATTCAAGGTACAGGTATCATTACACTTGCCGGTATCCTTGGTGCATTGAACATTTCTAAAGAAAAACTTACTGACCAAGTTTACCTATCATTTGGTGCTGGTACAGCCGGTGCTGGTATTACAAAACGTATCTTTGATGCCATGGTTGAAGAAGGTCTTTCAGAAGACGAAGCTAGAAAACACTTCTACCTAGTTGACAAGCAAGGTCTATTGTTCGATGACACTGAAGGTCTTACACCAGAACAAAAGCCTTTCACAAGACAACGTAGTGAATTCAGCAATGCTGATGAACTAACAAACTTGGAAGCTGTTGTTAAAGCAGTTCACCCAACAATCTTAGTTGGTACATCAACACAACCTGGTACCTTCACAGAACCAATCATCAAGGAAATGGCTGCTCACACAGAACGTCCAATCATCTTCCCTCTATCAAATCCTACAAAATTAGCAGAAGCTAAAGCTGAAGATCTTTTGAAGTGGACTGATGGTAAGGCACTTATCGCTACTGGTATTCCTGTTGAACCAGTTGAATACAATGGTGTTACATATCACATTGGTCAAGCTAACAACGCTTTGGTATACCCAGGTCTTGGTCTTGGTTCAATGGCTGTTAACGCTAAGGTTCTATCAGACGGTATGATCAATAAAGCTGCTCACTCATTAGGTGGTATCGTTGACCCTACACAACCAGGTGCTGCTGTTCTACCTCCTGTTTCAAAATTAGATGAATTCAGTATGACAGTTGCTGTCGGTGTTGCTCAACAAGCTATCGACGAAAAACTTACTGATGCCAAAGATGCTAAGAAGGCTGTTGCTGACATCAAGTGGGAACCTAAATATTAA
- a CDS encoding AEC family transporter gives MEAFITSLESVAEIVLVIALGYWLRGSGRLGDEFKGNISFIIMKIALPASIFVSVLKYLNRDKLASLSGGLVFTFASFTIGYIVAWILTKIFRIRKGRRGTFINMFVNANTIFIGLPLNMALFGTKSLPYFLIYYVMNTISTWAIGIFFISSDDPTVEKGAKKDFNWKKLLPAPLVGFLVSLVFLLLAIPVPEWINKTLDMVGGIVTPMSLIYIGIILADAGLKSIRFDRDTILALVGRFVVAPAIMISIILIGGSMMGSSLPTIESNSFIIQSAAPGLAVLPILVDQSHGDVDYATNLVTTSTVLFVIVVPILMQIANLI, from the coding sequence ATGGAAGCATTTATTACTTCACTAGAAAGTGTTGCTGAAATCGTTCTAGTTATTGCTCTAGGTTACTGGTTAAGAGGATCCGGTCGTCTAGGTGATGAATTTAAGGGCAACATTTCTTTCATCATTATGAAAATTGCTTTACCAGCTTCAATCTTCGTTTCAGTTCTTAAATATTTGAACCGAGACAAACTAGCAAGTCTATCTGGTGGTTTAGTTTTCACCTTCGCCAGTTTTACAATTGGTTACATCGTTGCGTGGATCTTAACAAAGATCTTCCGCATTCGTAAAGGTCGTCGTGGTACATTTATTAACATGTTCGTTAATGCTAATACAATCTTCATCGGTTTACCTTTAAACATGGCTTTGTTTGGTACTAAGAGTTTACCTTACTTCCTTATCTACTATGTTATGAACACAATTTCAACTTGGGCTATTGGTATCTTCTTTATCTCAAGTGATGATCCAACTGTTGAAAAAGGTGCTAAAAAAGATTTCAACTGGAAGAAATTACTTCCTGCTCCACTTGTTGGTTTCTTAGTATCATTAGTATTCTTACTACTTGCTATTCCCGTACCAGAATGGATCAATAAGACTCTTGATATGGTCGGTGGTATCGTTACACCTATGTCACTTATCTACATTGGTATTATCTTAGCTGATGCCGGTTTGAAATCAATCAGATTTGACCGTGATACAATTCTTGCCTTAGTAGGTAGATTCGTTGTTGCTCCAGCTATCATGATCAGTATTATCTTGATTGGTGGTTCAATGATGGGTAGTTCATTACCAACTATCGAATCAAATTCATTCATCATCCAATCAGCTGCTCCTGGTTTGGCAGTCTTGCCTATCCTAGTTGACCAATCACATGGTGACGTTGACTATGCTACTAACTTGGTAACAACATCAACCGTTCTATTCGTTATCGTTGTGCCAATTCTTATGCAAATTGCCAACCTTATCTAA
- a CDS encoding ATP-binding cassette domain-containing protein: MSEFIEAIGAKNNNLQDVSVKIPKHQITVFTGLSGSGKSSLVFDTIAAESQRLLNETYSAFVQQMLPKYEAPQVEAINNLPVSIVIDQKKIGGNARSTVGTITEIYTGLRLLYSRIAKPFVGYSMVYSFNNPTGMCPTCQGLGVTKQADIHKLLDFDKSLNEGAIQFPTFQPGGFRWLRYTETGNFDNDKKIRDYSEVELKRLLFDKGSQPDNPTSKWPKTSKYVGVVERIKTTIMEKGGLHYQKALNEVFNEQTCPDCHGTRVNEMIRSAKINGRSIADCSEMAIDDLIEFLKQIHGNQEIDLVLKNLLTRLNSLKVVGLDYLTLSRSTTSLSGGESQRIKMTKHLNSALSDVCYIFDEPSVGLHPQDLLGINKIFTKLRDQGNTVLLIDHDPDVIKIADNVIEMGPGAGKKGGQITFEGTYQALLSSQTVTGQALCQKQHLNTKKSDFQQFYQLQHAHKYNVQDASIKIPKNALTVVTGVAGSGKSTLVRELFTKKYQQAVTFDQSAIKGSNRSNILTYLGVFDDIRKQFAKVSQRPASLFSFNGQGGCPECHGKGYIKFDLAYMGDVKQTCEKCHGKRYSDEALKVKYHGLNIFETLQLTASDGLGLFSKRIDFVLQNLLDANLGYLNLGQSLDTLSGGELQRLKIAKSLGEAKQSDLLILDEPSTGLHESDIKQLLKLMESLLAAGKTLIVLEHNLSIISQAQWIIDLGPRGGRYGGQILFQGYPVDLIKNQTSFTAQHLRSFCLSTNH; this comes from the coding sequence TTGAGTGAATTTATTGAAGCTATAGGTGCAAAAAATAATAATTTGCAAGACGTTTCAGTCAAAATACCCAAGCATCAAATTACAGTTTTTACAGGATTGTCTGGTTCGGGCAAATCTTCTTTGGTATTTGATACGATAGCTGCTGAGTCACAACGGTTGTTGAATGAAACTTATTCAGCTTTTGTACAACAGATGTTGCCTAAGTATGAAGCTCCGCAAGTTGAAGCAATTAACAATTTACCAGTTTCCATTGTCATCGATCAAAAGAAAATCGGTGGGAATGCGCGCTCCACGGTTGGAACGATTACAGAAATTTATACCGGCTTACGTTTGCTTTACTCTCGAATTGCCAAACCATTTGTCGGTTATTCAATGGTATATTCATTTAACAATCCAACGGGTATGTGTCCAACTTGTCAGGGCCTAGGCGTTACGAAGCAAGCAGATATTCATAAGTTACTTGATTTTGATAAGTCACTTAACGAAGGTGCGATTCAATTTCCAACCTTTCAGCCTGGTGGTTTTCGCTGGCTAAGATATACCGAAACAGGTAATTTTGATAATGACAAAAAGATTCGTGATTACTCTGAAGTAGAGTTAAAAAGATTATTGTTTGATAAAGGAAGTCAGCCGGATAATCCCACATCGAAGTGGCCCAAAACGTCTAAATATGTGGGAGTTGTCGAGCGTATTAAAACGACAATCATGGAAAAAGGTGGTTTACACTATCAAAAGGCTTTAAATGAAGTTTTCAACGAACAAACTTGTCCTGATTGCCATGGAACCAGAGTAAATGAAATGATTCGCTCAGCCAAGATCAATGGTCGATCAATTGCTGATTGTAGTGAGATGGCGATTGACGATTTAATTGAATTTTTAAAGCAGATACACGGTAATCAAGAGATTGATTTAGTTTTGAAAAATCTTCTGACGAGATTGAATAGTTTAAAAGTTGTTGGATTAGATTATTTAACGTTAAGTCGTTCAACTACTTCACTTTCTGGTGGTGAGTCTCAACGAATTAAAATGACCAAACATTTGAACAGTGCCCTGAGCGATGTTTGCTATATTTTTGATGAGCCAAGTGTGGGGTTACATCCGCAAGATTTGCTAGGAATTAATAAAATATTTACGAAGTTACGTGATCAGGGCAATACTGTATTATTGATAGATCACGACCCCGATGTTATTAAAATTGCAGATAATGTTATCGAGATGGGGCCCGGAGCAGGGAAAAAAGGTGGGCAAATTACTTTTGAAGGAACTTATCAAGCCTTGCTAAGTTCTCAGACGGTGACTGGGCAGGCCTTGTGCCAGAAACAGCATTTGAATACTAAAAAATCAGATTTTCAACAATTTTATCAATTACAGCATGCTCATAAATATAATGTTCAAGACGCTTCCATCAAAATACCTAAGAATGCTTTAACGGTGGTAACAGGTGTCGCTGGATCAGGTAAGAGTACGTTGGTTCGAGAGTTATTTACTAAAAAATATCAACAGGCAGTGACATTTGATCAGAGTGCTATTAAAGGAAGCAATCGGTCTAATATTTTAACTTATTTGGGTGTTTTTGATGATATTAGAAAACAGTTTGCTAAAGTATCACAACGACCAGCTTCACTATTTAGTTTTAATGGTCAAGGAGGGTGTCCTGAATGTCATGGAAAAGGATATATTAAATTTGATTTGGCATATATGGGAGACGTTAAACAAACTTGCGAAAAATGTCACGGCAAACGTTATAGCGATGAGGCATTGAAAGTTAAGTATCATGGGTTAAATATTTTTGAAACTTTACAACTGACAGCCAGCGATGGATTAGGTTTGTTTTCCAAACGAATTGATTTTGTTTTGCAAAATTTGTTAGATGCCAATCTAGGTTACTTGAACTTAGGACAAAGTTTAGATACCTTGTCAGGTGGTGAGCTGCAAAGGTTAAAGATTGCCAAAAGTTTAGGTGAGGCCAAACAGAGTGATTTATTGATTTTGGATGAGCCAAGTACGGGGCTACATGAGTCCGATATTAAGCAATTATTGAAGTTAATGGAGAGTCTACTGGCGGCTGGTAAAACACTGATTGTTTTGGAACATAACTTATCAATTATTTCACAGGCTCAATGGATCATTGATTTGGGACCACGTGGTGGACGTTACGGCGGACAAATACTTTTCCAAGGATATCCAGTTGATTTAATAAAGAATCAGACTTCATTTACAGCGCAACATTTACGCAGTTTTTGCTTGTCAACAAACCACTAG
- a CDS encoding GNAT family N-acetyltransferase — MKIIPVTKRTPQLIKQLTVVWENAVRNTHSFLTETDIQYFKNSMPDILTQIPNLIIAVNEQQLPIGFMGIDGSEIAMLFIDQKYRGQGVGKRLIQFGIKNYQADRLTVNEQNPQAVGFYEHIGFVAYQRHETDDQGKPFPVLKMKLNIRN; from the coding sequence TTGAAAATAATTCCTGTAACTAAACGTACCCCACAACTAATCAAGCAATTAACTGTTGTTTGGGAAAATGCTGTACGCAATACCCACTCTTTCTTAACCGAAACTGACATTCAATATTTCAAAAACTCCATGCCTGATATTCTGACACAAATTCCAAATTTAATTATTGCCGTTAACGAACAACAACTACCAATCGGTTTCATGGGTATCGACGGTTCAGAGATTGCCATGCTTTTTATTGATCAAAAATATCGTGGTCAAGGTGTAGGTAAGCGATTAATTCAATTTGGCATCAAAAACTATCAAGCTGACAGGTTAACTGTTAATGAGCAAAATCCCCAAGCAGTTGGGTTCTATGAACATATTGGCTTTGTTGCTTACCAAAGACATGAAACTGACGATCAAGGAAAACCATTCCCTGTTTTAAAGATGAAATTAAATATACGAAACTAA
- a CDS encoding glycerate kinase, which yields MKIVLAPDSYKNSLTAKEVAQSLRKGFERVYPDAEYVNVPMADGGEGTVQSLVDAKNGQMVTEQVINPLGNKAEAHYGLIDDGQVAVIEMAEASGIQYINQFTQNPYITTTFGTGELIKSAIKHGAKTVIIGIGGSATNDGGAGMAQALGAHLIDDKGEELQYGGAMLQKLDHIDISEMLPELADVKVIIASDVTNPLTGPDGASQVFGPQKGASPEMVEFLDQALSHYADILKRDLHKDLEQVAGAGAAGGLGAGLLAFTNSQMRSGVDIVVDYTDLKSKVKDADVVVTGEGQIDFQTKFGKTPIGVAKATKAVNPDTTVIAVAGSIGKKISELYPLGIDAIFTCVPGVEELSTAIKNTDQNLQQVAENIGRLIKNTKQN from the coding sequence ATGAAAATTGTTTTGGCTCCAGATTCTTATAAAAATTCTTTAACAGCTAAGGAAGTTGCTCAATCCTTACGTAAGGGTTTTGAGCGAGTTTATCCTGATGCTGAATATGTTAATGTTCCCATGGCTGATGGTGGCGAGGGAACAGTTCAGTCATTAGTTGATGCGAAAAATGGGCAAATGGTTACCGAACAAGTAATTAATCCGTTAGGTAACAAAGCGGAAGCACATTATGGTCTGATTGATGATGGTCAAGTGGCAGTCATCGAAATGGCCGAAGCTAGTGGTATCCAATATATTAATCAATTTACCCAAAATCCTTATATTACAACTACTTTTGGAACGGGTGAATTAATTAAATCAGCAATTAAACATGGGGCTAAAACGGTAATCATTGGAATTGGTGGTTCAGCTACGAATGATGGTGGTGCTGGTATGGCGCAAGCCTTAGGTGCCCATTTAATTGATGATAAAGGTGAAGAATTACAATATGGCGGTGCTATGTTGCAAAAGCTTGATCATATCGATATTTCAGAAATGTTACCTGAATTAGCCGATGTAAAGGTCATTATTGCTTCAGATGTAACGAATCCCTTAACAGGCCCCGATGGTGCTAGTCAGGTCTTCGGACCCCAAAAAGGTGCTAGTCCAGAAATGGTCGAGTTTTTGGATCAAGCATTGTCACATTATGCTGATATTTTAAAACGTGATTTACATAAAGATCTTGAACAAGTCGCTGGTGCCGGTGCTGCGGGTGGATTAGGAGCTGGTTTATTAGCCTTTACCAACTCTCAAATGCGCTCAGGTGTTGACATTGTAGTTGATTATACCGATTTGAAGTCGAAAGTTAAGGATGCTGACGTTGTTGTTACAGGCGAAGGACAAATTGATTTTCAAACTAAATTTGGTAAGACCCCAATTGGAGTAGCTAAGGCCACTAAAGCTGTTAATCCTGATACAACAGTTATCGCCGTGGCTGGTTCAATTGGTAAAAAGATTTCAGAATTATATCCATTAGGCATTGATGCCATTTTCACCTGTGTTCCGGGTGTTGAAGAACTATCGACTGCCATTAAAAATACAGACCAGAACCTACAACAAGTAGCCGAGAATATCGGCCGCTTAATCAAAAATACGAAACAAAACTAA
- a CDS encoding GntP family permease encodes MVIAWWAALLGLLLAIGLILFRVNPVYALMFGAIVGCLVGGLSLAQTTDTIVKGSSGVMGTIVRVIAAGVLAGVMMESGAANVIASNIVNRFSDRLAILALALSTMVLTGVGIFIPVAVLIVAPIALEVGQKMHYSKLSLLVALSGGGKAGNVISPNPNTIAAAKGFNVDLSQVMIADFIPAIVGLIVTVILATLIKNRGEFVADTKKFETKTQADLPSLRTAIVTPLVAVVLLLITPLGDILGIKSLASFNLDAMYILPIAGLIGAIAMGQSKKFLVYMQKGLARMTDVVLILIGAGAIAGLVSVSNLPQKVVEIVQASGISGTFLAPIAGILMAAATASTSTGVILASNSFSKSILSFGISGTGAAAMVHTGATVIDQLPHGNYFHVTAKAVDMHFKERMSVVFWEMLVGLSMTIVATLMYGNLF; translated from the coding sequence ATGGTTATTGCTTGGTGGGCAGCATTATTAGGACTGCTTTTAGCGATTGGTTTAATTTTATTTCGAGTTAATCCGGTCTATGCTTTGATGTTCGGTGCAATTGTTGGTTGTTTAGTAGGTGGATTGTCACTTGCACAAACGACAGATACGATTGTAAAAGGAAGCTCTGGTGTGATGGGCACGATAGTTCGAGTAATTGCGGCTGGAGTTTTAGCTGGGGTAATGATGGAATCTGGTGCCGCTAACGTCATTGCTTCAAATATTGTCAATCGTTTTAGTGATCGATTAGCGATACTAGCTTTAGCATTATCAACTATGGTTTTGACAGGTGTTGGTATCTTTATCCCAGTCGCCGTGTTGATTGTTGCTCCAATTGCCTTAGAAGTTGGTCAAAAGATGCATTACAGTAAGCTTTCATTACTAGTGGCATTGTCTGGTGGTGGTAAAGCGGGTAACGTTATTTCACCTAATCCAAATACGATTGCGGCAGCTAAGGGCTTCAATGTTGATTTATCACAGGTAATGATTGCCGATTTTATTCCAGCAATTGTTGGTTTGATTGTGACAGTAATTTTAGCAACATTGATCAAAAATCGGGGAGAGTTTGTGGCGGACACCAAAAAGTTTGAAACTAAGACTCAAGCTGATTTGCCTAGTTTGAGAACAGCGATTGTTACGCCGTTAGTGGCTGTTGTATTATTATTGATTACTCCATTAGGCGATATTTTAGGTATTAAGTCATTGGCATCATTTAACTTAGATGCGATGTATATTTTGCCAATTGCTGGTTTGATTGGTGCGATTGCTATGGGACAGAGTAAGAAATTCTTAGTCTACATGCAAAAAGGCTTAGCCCGAATGACGGATGTTGTTTTGATTTTAATTGGTGCTGGTGCGATTGCTGGGCTAGTTTCAGTCTCTAACTTGCCCCAAAAGGTAGTTGAAATTGTTCAAGCTTCAGGTATTTCGGGAACATTCTTGGCACCGATTGCCGGTATTTTGATGGCTGCTGCCACAGCTTCGACATCGACGGGTGTTATTCTTGCTTCTAATTCCTTTAGCAAGTCAATTCTGTCCTTTGGAATTTCGGGGACAGGTGCAGCTGCCATGGTTCATACTGGTGCCACAGTTATTGATCAATTGCCACACGGTAACTACTTCCATGTCACGGCCAAAGCGGTTGATATGCACTTTAAAGAACGTATGAGTGTCGTCTTTTGGGAAATGCTGGTTGGACTTTCCATGACGATTGTTGCAACGTTAATGTATGGAAATTTGTTCTAG
- a CDS encoding CdaR family transcriptional regulator: MKLDPNLAQSIVDKMMESVPYNINMMNEKGYIIASGNKERINTLHIGAIDTIQSGKTKPMVESFGKFGQPGVNIPVEFNGETIGVIGITGDPKKVTPLASLLKISTELLISQINSTKLENQRKESLNHFLYQWTSTDNILNNDELRLRAQTLKIDLSVKRYAVIIAAKSLVKLQLNPTDFSFSKTTNQQLIITKNKSDLLRYLKFCQDNHLKIGISNRTINLKEAVKQAQDTITVSTELELTDIYYFKQISFLNHLLESNLHSNHTLDIFKGFLKTNSGLELLETLDSYFKHNGNVTDTSQALNIHRNTTNYRLNNISEYFGLNLHDLTDTLQLYVNYLYFKKYQYEHK, from the coding sequence ATGAAACTAGACCCGAATCTGGCACAATCAATCGTTGATAAAATGATGGAGAGTGTCCCCTACAATATTAATATGATGAACGAAAAAGGTTACATCATTGCTAGTGGTAATAAAGAACGGATAAATACTCTTCACATTGGTGCGATTGACACGATTCAAAGTGGTAAAACTAAACCCATGGTCGAATCTTTTGGTAAATTTGGTCAGCCCGGTGTCAATATTCCTGTCGAATTCAATGGTGAAACTATCGGAGTTATTGGAATTACTGGTGATCCGAAAAAAGTAACGCCTTTAGCATCCCTACTTAAAATTTCTACCGAATTATTGATTTCTCAAATCAACAGCACCAAACTTGAAAATCAGCGCAAGGAAAGTCTGAATCATTTTCTTTATCAATGGACTAGTACTGACAATATCTTAAATAACGATGAGTTGAGACTTCGTGCCCAAACACTAAAAATCGATTTATCGGTCAAGCGTTATGCCGTTATAATCGCGGCTAAATCGTTAGTCAAACTTCAACTTAACCCAACTGATTTCAGCTTTAGTAAAACTACTAACCAACAACTCATTATCACAAAAAACAAATCAGACTTACTCCGCTATCTTAAATTTTGTCAGGATAATCATTTAAAAATTGGTATTAGCAATCGCACAATCAATCTCAAAGAGGCTGTCAAACAAGCTCAAGATACAATAACGGTTAGTACCGAATTAGAATTGACCGATATTTATTACTTCAAGCAAATAAGTTTTTTGAATCATCTTTTAGAAAGCAATCTGCATTCCAACCACACATTGGACATTTTCAAGGGTTTCTTAAAAACAAACTCCGGTCTGGAACTGCTCGAAACCTTAGATTCGTATTTCAAACATAACGGTAACGTAACGGATACATCCCAGGCTTTGAACATTCACCGCAATACGACTAATTATCGCTTAAATAATATTTCTGAATATTTTGGACTTAATTTACATGACTTAACGGACACTCTCCAGCTCTACGTTAATTACTTATATTTCAAAAAATATCAATACGAACACAAATAA
- a CDS encoding alpha/beta hydrolase, with product MVLMNLSYRTNYLHTYFKTTVVVPDTNKHDYTAVWLLHGYTGDDSAWIRHVNVEKMAREHNWVIIMPEGRNAFYSDSNFIPYYSYFIDEFIPKMQNLLPISKSRAQNYIVGSSMGGYGALKIAFLNDLQFSKVAALSPITDIEHFRDNPKGPMPKNTFDSIFTSPEEIAQNQLTNIYNKHQPQQQILTLCGDEDFMHEDNIMFKNFLSIHAKGRYTWMPVKGNHSWKTWGENIDKVFKWLD from the coding sequence ATGGTTTTAATGAATCTTAGTTATCGAACTAATTATTTACACACTTACTTCAAAACAACCGTGGTAGTTCCTGATACTAACAAACATGACTATACGGCAGTTTGGCTATTACACGGTTACACTGGTGATGACTCTGCTTGGATCCGACATGTTAACGTTGAAAAAATGGCTAGGGAACACAACTGGGTCATCATTATGCCTGAAGGTCGCAATGCCTTTTATTCTGACTCTAATTTCATCCCTTACTATTCTTACTTTATTGACGAATTTATTCCTAAAATGCAAAATCTATTGCCCATCTCAAAGAGTCGCGCTCAAAACTATATCGTCGGTTCCAGTATGGGTGGTTACGGAGCTTTGAAAATAGCCTTTTTAAATGATCTTCAATTCAGCAAAGTAGCAGCCCTCTCACCGATTACTGACATTGAACACTTTCGTGACAATCCTAAAGGACCAATGCCCAAAAATACCTTCGACAGTATCTTCACTAGTCCTGAAGAAATTGCTCAAAATCAATTAACTAATATTTACAATAAACATCAACCGCAACAACAAATTTTGACACTTTGTGGCGATGAAGATTTTATGCATGAAGATAACATCATGTTTAAAAACTTTCTCTCAATTCATGCTAAAGGTCGTTACACTTGGATGCCTGTAAAGGGTAATCATTCCTGGAAAACTTGGGGTGAAAACATCGATAAAGTCTTTAAATGGTTAGACTGA